The following are encoded in a window of Chionomys nivalis chromosome X, mChiNiv1.1, whole genome shotgun sequence genomic DNA:
- the Tigd7 gene encoding LOW QUALITY PROTEIN: tigger transposable element-derived protein 7 (The sequence of the model RefSeq protein was modified relative to this genomic sequence to represent the inferred CDS: inserted 9 bases in 6 codons; deleted 7 bases in 4 codons; substituted 10 bases at 10 genomic stop codons), with amino-acid sequence MNKRGKYIVFNLETKMKVLRRIEAGQSLSSVRDEFDISKSTFYGIKINXKMTLNLVLKQDMXYAEKRKGPTRAQYGNVDDAVCMCEEQKHSSANSVALQAAERVTRXIDFKASNGXVFRFXNSHSIGKPKACEEHVRGSVSEHFELFXQKLSXIIKEGKQHLAKLXSWDEIDLYWKSMPELXKDACLPRRKRSKEQLSALICANADGTHKLKSVIIGKAKMSKRVKEDTSTLYIIYKPNKGVYFTGELFSKWFFHNFVPDIKHFLTSXKQLSEVLTLDSSPVHPSAEPLANEDGQTKYKFFTWNTSILIQAMNQDIILSCKQLHRWKQLEESCNFXEKVRVKRXKDKKTVSKIKIYNVKSAIFNWTKSWEEVTNNSKCIGIFSILQNTXYKKEPVCHFQGLEDRYYREILEKGAELETKLGNDRIWLNXSDKEKSLLLTSPKKTKGETNKXICPKWGAKKETAEFKLPIVKDSLDXLLNFVDAIPEFQRFHFTLKEMQQNTAKKEFKNKVYSKIDIFLINMLHYIKDISNMPSVSSSASLVISRAEIIQQLAPNRGARVSSSSSQLP; translated from the exons ATGAACAAAAGAGGGaaatatattgtatttaattTGGAGACGAAAATGAAGGTTCTACGTAGGATTGAAGCTGGGCAATCTCTTTCAAGTGTGAGGGATGAATTTGATATCAGTAAATCAACATTTTATGGCATTAAGATCAA AAAAATGACTTTGAATCTTGTGCTGAAACAGGATAT CTAtgctgaaaagagaaaggggcCAACAAGAGCCCAATATGGTAACGTGGATGATGCAGTTTGCATGTGCGAAGAACAGAAGCACTCCTCTGCTAACAGTGTGGCGCTTCAGGCTGCAGAAAGAGTTACACGGTGAATAGACTTTAAGGCCAGTAatggttgag TTTTTAGATTTTGAAATAGTCATTCAATT GGGAAGCCAAAAGCATGTGAGGAACATGTCCGAGGTTCAGTTTCAGAACACTTTGAGCTGTTTTGACAAAAGCTAT AGATAATTAAAGAGGGAAAACAACATTTAGCAAAGCTATAGAGTTGGGATGAGATTGACCTTTATTGGAAGTCAATGCCAGAGTT AAAAGATGCCTGCCTACCaaggaggaaaagaagcaaagaacaaTTGTCTGCCCTTATATGTGCTAATGCAGATGGGACTCACAAATTAAAATCAGTCATTATTGGAAAAGCAAAGATGTCCAAAAGAGTGAAAGAGGACACaagtacattatatatt atatataaacctAATAAGGGTGTTTACTTCACAGGtgaattattttcaaaatggTTCTTTCACAATTTTGTTCCTGACATCAAGCATTTTTTAACTTCATGAAAACAACTCAGTGAAGTGTTAACTCTGGACAGTTCTCCAGTTCACCCTTCTGCTGAACCATTAGCCAATGAGGATGGTCAAACAAAATACAAGTTCTTTACCTGGAATACTTCAATCTTGATTCAAGCAATGAATCAAGATATAATCTTGAGCTGCAAACAACTTCATAGATGGAAACAACTTGAAGAGTCTTGTAATT GAGAGAAAGTGAGAGTGAAAaggtaaaaagataaaaagacagTTTCCAAGATTAAAATCTACAATGTGAAAAGTGCAATTTTTAACTGGACAAAAAGTTGGGAAGAAGTAACTAACAATAGCAAATGCAtaggaatattttctatattACAAAATA AATACAAAAAGGAGCCTGTCTGTCACTTTCAAGGATTAGAAGATAGGTATTATAGAGAAATTCTTGAGAAAGGAGCTGAGTTAGAAACCAAGTTGGGT AATGACAGGATATGGTTAAATTGAagtgataaagaaaaaagtttgcTCCTCACCTCCCCCAAAAAGACAAAAGGTGAGACCAACAAATAAATCTGTCCCAAGTGGGGAGCTAAAAAAGAGACTGCTGAATTTAAATTACCTATTGTAAAAGACAGTTTGGATTAACTTCTTAACTTTGTTGATGCCATACCTGAGTTTCAAAGATTCCATTTCACACTAAAAGAGATGCAACAAAATACAGCAAAGAAAGAG TTCAAGAATAAAGTATATTCAaaaattgacatatttttaataaatatgctTCATTATATTAAGGATATTTCCAATATGCCTTCAGTTTCTAGTTCTG ctagcctggttatttctcGAGCCGAGATAATTCAACAGTTGGCACCAAATCGTGGGGCTCGAGTCTCCAGCAGCTCCAGCCAGCTGCCATGA